A genomic stretch from Chaetodon auriga isolate fChaAug3 chromosome 17, fChaAug3.hap1, whole genome shotgun sequence includes:
- the tmem200b gene encoding transmembrane protein 200A produces the protein MKTQMARGVTTISPSCRGKSRFTLRSRMKKDSVIQGKLRIRSIPGAFLVLGVIVVVVGTALAVAGYWPYRISRLSILGAAEGESISESQTSGWSLGAKGLLSTASLIHSERMKLLGPVIMGVGLFILICANTVLYENRDRETQMLLAQMRSVICSVSTAVPSVDLKEMAAANLVAKHYQWVNSLPAAHLNILCLQQLASSEPLLQTRHPREQEDYVEGIYQQAVDQTEALHHQESDPPPSLHSSYSNSCNSSQTDFNIQSGAQHRDSANFSQQPAKLFKFNSVLSASSMSTLGVDDVDIPAAQPRRCHSMSYRTNPYIVRTGVHQEDIFHTLGEEQEINELLVTREAGSQVCVNIPGQFVDTVEEQTHRSWPRLDLGSGRRYLKLENQEDSVDKLLDQLQQQCCQWDKSFGSGPFQ, from the coding sequence ATGAAGACCCAGATGGCCCGAGGTGTTACAACAATTTCACCTTCTTGCCGAGGGAAGTCTCGTTTCACCTTACGAAGCAGAATGAAGAAGGACAGTGTGATCCAGGGCAAGCTTCGCATCCGCTCCATACCTGGAGCTTTTCTGGTGCTGGGGGTCATCGTGGTAGTAGTTGGCACTGCTCTTGCAGTGGCAGGATACTGGCCCTACCGGATATCGAGATTGTCCATCTTGGGAGCTGCAGAGGGGGAAAGCATCTCTGAGTCGCAGACTTCTGGATGGAGTCTGGGAGCTAAGGGCCTCCTTTCCACAGCCAGCCTCATTCACAGTGAGCGTATGAAGCTGCTGGGACCTGTCATCATGGGGGTGGGACTCTTCATCCTCATATGTGCAAACACAGTCCTGTATGAgaacagggacagagagactcAGATGCTGCTGGCTCAGATGCGCAGTGTAATCTGCTCTGTCTCTACGGCTGTGCCCTCAGTGGATCTTAAAGAAATGGCAGCAGCTAACTTGGTGGCCAAACACTATCAGTGGGTAAACAGTTTACCAGCTGCCCATCTCAACATACTCTGTTTGCAGCAGCTGGCCAGCTCAGAGCCGCTGCTCCAGACCAGACACCCCAGAGAACAAGAGGATTATGTGGAGGGCATATATCAGCAAGCTGTTGACCAGACAGAAGCCCTCCACCACCAGGAGTCAGACCCTCCACcttccctccactcctcctaCTCCAACTCATGTAATTCCAGTCAGACAGACTTTAACATACAGTCTGGTGCTCAGCACAGGGACAGTGCCAACTTCAGTCAGCAGCCCGCCAAACTCTTCAAGTTCAACAGCGTGCTGTCTGCCAGCTCCATGTCCACCCTGGGGGTGGATGATGTGGACATACCAGCTGCTCAGCCGAGGCGGTGTCATAGTATGAGCTACAGGACTAACCCTTACATAGTCCGAACTGGTGTGCATCAAGAGGACATATTCCACACACTTGGAGAGGAGCAAGAAATAAATGAGTTACTAGTGACGAGAGAGGCTGGTTCACAAGTTTGTGTTAACATCCCTGGGCAGTTTGTGGATACTGTGGAGGAGCAAACTCACCGAAGCTGGCCTCGGCTAGACCTGGGTAGCGGGCGACGATACCTGAAACTAGAAAACCAAGAAGACTCAGTGGACAAACTGCTGGACCAgttacagcagcagtgttgtcaGTGGGATAAGAGTTTTGGCTCTGGGCCTTTCCAGTGA